The genomic interval ctggagtacttctcctgtcctattaggtgtcctgtgtgaatctaagtgtgcgttctctaattctctccttctctctttctttctctctctcggaggacctgagccctaggaccatgccccaggtctacctgacatgatgactccttgctgtccccagtccacctggctgtgctgctgctccagtttcaactgttctgccttattattattcgaccatgctggtcatttatgaacatttgaacatcttggccatgttctgttataatcttcacccggcactgccagaagaggactgtgtacgaagggctatataaataaattttcatttgatttattgcatctttagatctcaaatcaaatcaaatcaaatgtatttatatagcccttcgtacatcagctgatatctcaaagtgctgtacagaaacccagcctaaaaccccaaacagcaagcaatgcaggtgtagaagcatctCCCCTCTTTCTAAATTATATTTTAGAACAGTGTTTTCCTGccaattgcattttggaacattcacgTGTAGGCCTACCTCCATGTGCATATTGCAACGCTGAAAATGTGAGGAAATACAAGTTTATCAACATATTAACAAACATTGTGATCTGTTCCATCAGCCTTATGAATTGATACAGTTTATAACTACAGTGCTTTGATACACATTGTCAGGCCATAGGGGGCCTGACCCACCCTACCATACCTCCTTGCCCGACCAAATAAAATATTGAAAGATAATGTATTTTACCGAGATGTGCGTCGACAGATGTATCGATCTCAGATAAAGCATTAGAGTGAGCGAAACAGCGGCCCTCTGTCTCCGTATGTGTAAACCATGTGTGTGGAGGAATGTGGAATGTCAATACGGCattctgtccagacagcatcagatacatgggctacacatttTAGACAGAGGAGCGCTGTTTCAGCAGAGGGGAAGAGGTGAGCTCACTCTCGACAAAATATATCCTGAATAagcccaatgcgtttctatggacATAATATTCAGACCTACGCTTGTTGCCTGCATTTccgcctttgggacaacgactcccattgtcaGGGCGGCGACATGAGCACCTCATTATGGTTTCAGCCACTTGCGAAATAGAAAGGAAAGTTGGCGGATGCACAGTCACAGTGCACTGTTCGGATAGTGGCTTCCCTTTAAGTAAATGTATGTTTTGCCAAATTATATAATATCCCTCTCTAAAATAAGCTAACGATCCAAACTCTCTGGTAAAGTATTTTGAGTGATTTTATTTAAAGGGTTTTGACgtggattgtttcaaatcacaACGACATGGGATTACGTCTGTTTGGGAAGCCAACTATTGGGCCTGCGCGCGAGGCAATACATCGAGCTGATTATTAAATTGCGGatgtcagtgaaaagcatctaAAATGTGCGAAAAATGTATTTAGTTTAATTTAAAATGTTGACACAGGAAGAAGGGATGGGGTGTGTGGCGAAGATATGCGTATCTCTACAGAATGcctgcactcagctctccagaatgtgcTCTGTTCATTGTTTCATTGTGTAAATGGTTTGCTCTTTGATTGTTTATATGTATCAATTCCCCATTATAACCAGTAGGCATAGTAATTGTACCGTTAATCTCCACAATTTGGTTACATTAATTTATGTTAATGAATGTACATTAATTTATCCTTCTCACTCTTGGAGTGGAAGCGTTTACAGAGTTCACaacctgctacacttgtgagaaacacgtTTTGGTTCGTTTCATAATCATGATTTAGGAGTTTAGTCCATTTTTTCCGTCTTTTTTTGGTTAGAATGCTTCATATGAGCAATGACAATGTGTGTTGTTTCTCTGTTCTGGTAACGTTGATGGAGCACGCGTGCCTGAGCAAGCCAACCTGCTgagttgaaacaatgttgcactTCACTCGCAatagctcaagtcaagacagataaaaaaaagggagggagacaggcggTAGAGAGAAATTCGTCTTCTTTCAATCGCATATataatcaggatattttctactaTTTTTATTTGTATGCTTTAGCCTATATGTTCACTTAGTTGACATTGgaagttataggcctactgcGACATTGGTCTATCGCCTACCTAGGGGCTAGGCTATATCTGAGTTCCATGCGCTAATGTATTTACCCGCCAATGTATCAAAGTGTCCATATGGTGCTCTTATCATTTGAATTAAGATGTTTATGATTAACCACGTGACAATTTTGAGAAACAAAAACGGTTATTGAAAAgaaactgttccacgaaaatgCACGTATAAAAATTATAAAAACTGGCGCACAGATTTGTAGGATAATTGTAAGCTTCCCCAAATGTGAAACTCACGAGCTGCCTGTCGTCTTTATTattaactgggtggttcgagccttgaatgctgattggctgacacccGTGTgtatgacaaaatatttatttgtactgctctaattaagtTGGTAACAAGTTTATAagagcaataaggcaccttgggggtttgtgttatatggccaacataccacggctaagggctgtttccttagccgtggtatattggccatataccaccccCTATCAAATGCCCATTCAACTGATTCGTTCTGGCACCGGCCCTGCGCATGGTGGGTATTATGAAGTGAGTATACCCAAAGCCCACTGAAAAGTAAGCAGGTATATGGCACATACCTGCGTATACCCTgcaggtgtctcagggggagttgggatatgcaagaaACACATTGCCATGACACACTTGTGTGTAACCAAACAAATAATATAACCCcccaaattattttatttttttataaataattTACATTCATTTTAACTCGGATGTCCTGAGTTTCCGACAATGTGAACGAGGCATTAGAGCTGCACACATGGTACAGGGAACGCCCACTCACTCATGCTTCTCTTCCTGGAGCGGGTACCATCATAGAGATGGGTAGGAGGACTAGTGCCAGAAGTTCATTTTAACATGAGGTAGCGCCATTGAGGACATTCACAATTTTGAAgcagtcaactgggtgggacctCCTATAGTTTTAAGGAAGGTTCACATAATTCCACCGCGGTCAataggagggatcagccaatctaTTATAATTGTGAGGAAATATTCCATAACTAcaggtggcagtaaatcaccaaccttgcCTTTATACCTGTTCTAACAACACACTCTCTAGGCGGCAGTGTGCACCCTTTGAATTTATTTGCCAACTCAAATATGTAGTGGAAGAAAATGTATTACTTTACAATGGAGATGGACTCAATTGCGCTCACAGACGCCATAGTTAGACAGATATAGTAATGCGATGTCTATCTAAGTCTATGGGTACCACATACACGCCTCTATCTTTTCTCATCTGCAGCCACCACTTCACGGAGAACTTGCTTTTTTCGCTACTTTGTTGAGCGGTTTTGAATGAGGACCAAATTGCATTGTGTAATATCAATTAAGGAATAAAAGACCGACGCTTCTGGAAAAGTCACCGCAGCACCCGAGCAAACATCTTTCGAAAACCGGTCTTACACCATCTCTGGCCTTTATATTAACTACTACGCTACTGTGTTAAAATGACAGCAAAGCACCGAGGGAAAAAGAACAAACACAATCACGAAGACTTTAACAATTTTAATCATGAATCTTCTGAACCGGAGGCTCGAGGTGGAAACCAGTATACGCTTTTGTTCATTTTATTCGTTCTGATTGTGGTCGGAGGTGCAACGGCTGCATGGTTCTGTTTTCAGCAACACCAAAGTATAACCTACTTAGCAGACAACCTCATGGGCATGCAGATGAAGATGGTGAAGCTTCAGTCCTTCCAGGAAGAAATTATACAGACAAATGAAAAGGTAATTAGCCTAGTTAACCATGCGTAATAACAACATGGGCAAACATAATAGGCACGTCAAAGGCTGTTTCCATGCGTCAACAAAAATACCAAAGGAACATTTTGTACAAAGTAATTTGTGATCAAATCCTGTGTTGACCCATTGAAATACTGTTCTGACCTTCCTAATTTATTCTGCACATTTATTTATTCTGTGacatatttttttactattttcctaTGGATAGACAGAGCCCTAAGGCCCCCAAATGTGAGCTTCACATTTTAATTAAATGGAAAACTCTAGCAGGCGGTATTTATAGGCCTTCCCTAGAAATGTATGATAGTTGTGAAATCGTATCAAATGTCATACTGCATAGACATTGAACTGATGTGAGTCGAATTTATTCTGTTTCTAACCCCCGTCAAGGTGGGCGTCACGCAGCTGTTGGTGTTTGTAATGGCATATGACCTACAATTTGGGAACATGAACTCCTAATAGTTTGTTAGGGTCTGCCACTGAATGTCCCTACAATATAGGCATATTAAAATTAGATTCACAAACATTTTGAAATTAACACACTTGACAAATATTCCACTTCCAATTCATTTTTACAGCAATTGACCCTGCTTGTAACCATGCTCTTGACACAGTCATTGCTGATTTCAGTGTGCACTGTGCAGTTGCTTTTTAAAAAATCTAGTTGTCTACATGGGAATAAAAATAGCCTGCTACAACGCTCTATATTGACCATAGTTGTGAGTCCCTGTAACAAGTTCTCCTAGTTTGCCAGCTTCCCCAGCTGGTCTTTAATTGTACGTACTGTGCATTCCggaagtattctgacccctttttccacaatctacacactaccccataatgacaaagcaaaaacagatttttttcaaatgtgtaaatatattttaaaacagaaataccttatttacataagtattcagaccctttgctatgagactcaaaactgagctcagatgcatcctgtttccattgatcatccttcaaaTGTTTCTaccacttgattggagtccacctgtggtaaattcaatttattggacatgatttggaaagtcacacatctgtctatataagttccgtcagttgacagtgcatgtcagagcaaaaactaagccatgtgtccgtagagctccgatagAGGATTGAGTtgaggcacagacctggggaagggtaccaaaacatttctgtagcattgaaggtccctaagaatgtggtggcctccatcattctggaAGAAGTTTGttagaaatttggaaccaccgagGCTCTTCTTATAGCTGGCTGcatggccaaactgagaaattgggGAGAAGGTatttggtcagggatgtgaccaagaacccaatggtcactctgacagagctctggagttcctctgtgcagatgggagaaccttccagaaggacaaacatctctgcagcactccaccaatcaggcctttatggtagagtggcaggcagaagccactcctcagtataaggcacatgacagcccgcttggagtttgccaacaaGCAatacagctgtcatcaaggcaaagggtggctactttgaagaatctcaaatattaaatatatttagatttttttaacacACGTTTTTGgtaattacatgattccatatgtgttatttcatagttttgatggcttcactatatttccacaatgtagaaaatagtaaaaatgaagaaaaaccctgcaatgagtaggtgtcaacttttgactggtactaatatatatacattcatgtatacagttgaaggcggaagtttacatacaccttagccaaatgcatttaaactcagttttgcacaattcctaacatttaatccagGTAAAAACTCCCTGttctaggtcagttaggatcaccactttattttaagaatgtgaaatgtcagaataatagtagagataatgatttttatttcagcttttatttctttcatcacattcccagtgggtcagaagtttacatacagtcaattagtatttggtaaaatggtctttaaattgtttaacttgggtcaaatgtttcgggtagccttccacaagcttcccacaataagtttggtgaattttggcccattcctcctgacagagctggtgtaactgagtcagttttgtaggcctcctttttCACACGCacttttttcagttctgtccacaaattttccataagattgaggtcagggctttgtgatggccactccaataccttgactttgttgtcctcaagccattttgccacaactttggaagtatgcttggggtcattgtccatttggaagacccatttgcgaccaagctttaacttcctgaatgatgtcttgagacgttgcttcaatatatccacgtagtttttatttttaatatgccatctattttgtgaagtttaccagtccctcctgcagcaaagcacccccacaacatgatgcagccacccctgtgcttcacggttgggatggtgttcttcggcttgcaagcctcctcctttttcctccaaacataatggtcattatggccaaacagttctatttttgtttcatcagaccagaggacatttctccagataGTATGATCTTTGTTCACATGTGccgttgcaaactgtagtctggcttttttatgccggttttggagcagtggcttcttccttgctgagcggcctttcaggttatgtcgatataggacttgttttactgtggatatagatacttttgaccTATTTCCTCTAGtatattcacaaggtcctttgctgttgttctgggattgatttgcacttttcgcaccaaagtacgttcatctctaggagactgaatatgtctccttcctgagcggtatgatggctgcgtggtcccatggtgtttatacttgcgtactattgtttgtacagatgaatgtggtagcttcaggcatttggaaattgttcccaaggatgaaccagactttttttctgaggtcttggctgatttcttttgatattttcatgatgtcaagcaaagaggcactgagtttgaaggtaaggccTGAAGGTAAACTGTTGACAGAATTAAATTGTCCTACTTAAATCATAGGATTATCCTACAGTAATTGCAGTACCTGGTGAATATGTTCTCATTTCTTTACACACACTTACTGGAACTGTTTTCACCAATAGATAGTTTCCTCCCAAGGATGAATAGCATGAGTAGTAAAATACTTTATAAATAGTGTCTGTTTCTGACTGCTCACTTACAGTACATTGTGCAGCCATAAGAAAGTATGATGGCTTGCCATAATTGTCTATTCATCATGAAAGAAGCTGCCCTTAGTTTGGAGACCAGTGTCTGGGCAGGTGCTTTCAAAATGTTATTTAGATCTAAATCTAGTTTTATTTCCTTGCAGCTGCTCAGTACCGACGGCTTTGAGCATCGCCTCAACACCCTGGAAGAGTCATACGAACTGGCCCAGAAGCAGGTAGGTATGGCCCTGGCCATAGCTGAACAACTGAAGACCTCAGACCTGCCCACCCAGGTTCTCTCCCTACACACAGAGATGAAGGCCCGGCTGGCAGAGATGCAGCAGGCCACAGTGTCCGCGGATCAGCTGAACCAGCTGCAGGCAATGCTGAAGGGGAAGAGCGAAGAGTTTGAGGCTGTCCGGCTGCAGGTGGAGGGCCTGGCAAGGGTGAGCACGGAGATGGCCCAGAGCGTCGAGGGCCTGACAGGGAGCCTGGCGGAGGCTGAGTCCAAgctggaggagagggaagggctGGTGGGCACACTGAGCGCCACATTGGAGGGCCAGACATCAGAGCTCCTAGGGCTTAAGGAACAGCTGGCTGCCAACCAGGCTCAACTTGAGGCCAGTACA from Oncorhynchus keta strain PuntledgeMale-10-30-2019 chromosome 27, Oket_V2, whole genome shotgun sequence carries:
- the LOC118359844 gene encoding uncharacterized protein LOC118359844 isoform X1, with translation MTAKHRGKKNKHNHEDFNNFNHESSEPEARGGNQYTLLFILFVLIVVGGATAAWFCFQQHQSITYLADNLMGMQMKMVKLQSFQEEIIQTNEKLLSTDGFEHRLNTLEESYELAQKQVGMALAIAEQLKTSDLPTQVLSLHTEMKARLAEMQQATVSADQLNQLQAMLKGKSEEFEAVRLQVEGLARVSTEMAQSVEGLTGSLAEAESKLEEREGLVGTLSATLEGQTSELLGLKEQLAANQAQLEASTVEIASVKELMEMGQSQRAQQASVEEQLVTVEQSLQAQNSAAHSLHSELLAQLEAVQKQVAQLEGGFQTDEPSEEVAEETALAAAEEVEEEEVAEETALAAAEEVEEEEEVAEETALAAADTVAEEVEEEQAAEEEVVEKEAAHLDGEPAEQEDSALTEEQTAPAEEEMVEEQEDLAEAGPEEWLAEENVDQEDSEAEEEQGEEEDEKTEEDEASPEEEW
- the LOC118359844 gene encoding uncharacterized protein LOC118359844 isoform X2 — encoded protein: MTAKHRGKKNKHNHEDFNNFNHESSEPEARGGNQYTLLFILFVLIVVGGATAAWFCFQQHQSITYLADNLMGMQMKMVKLQSFQEEIIQTNEKLLSTDGFEHRLNTLEESYELAQKQVGMALAIAEQLKTSDLPTQVLSLHTEMKARLAEMQQATVSADQLNQLQAMLKGKSEEFEAVRLQVEGLARVSTEMAQSVEGLTGSLAEAESKLEEREGLVGTLSATLEGQTSELLGLKEQLAANQAQLEASTVEIASVKELMEMGQSQRAQQASVEEQLVTVEQSLQAQNSAAHSLHSELLAQLEAVQKQVAQLEGGFQTDEPSEEVAEETALAAAEEVEEEEEVAEETALAAADTVAEEVEEEQAAEEEVVEKEAAHLDGEPAEQEDSALTEEQTAPAEEEMVEEQEDLAEAGPEEWLAEENVDQEDSEAEEEQGEEEDEKTEEDEASPEEEW